The DNA region TATGTTTTCTTGGTATCTCCCACAGAATTAGATGAGCCTAATTCTATTACTGAGGCTTTGGCAAGCCGTGGAAAAGATGAAAGCAATGAAAGAAGAGCTGGAGTCCATGAGAACCAACAAAATTTGGGATCTGGTTGACCTTCCTTCTGGGTGTAGAGCTATTAGGAACAAATGGGTTCTCAAAGTTAAACACAAAGCGGACGGGTCAATAGAAAGATACAAGACACGATTGGTCGCAAAAGGTTTTACCCAACAAGCTGGAATAGATTATGAGGAAACCTTTTCACCAGTTGTGAAGTTTGCCTCAATTCGCTTACTTTTGGCTATTGTTGCACGTTTGGATCTAAAGTTACACCAAATGGACATAAAGACATCTTTTCTCAATAGAGAACTCAATGaggaaatttacatggaacaacctgtaGGTTTCATCATTAAAGACCAAGAAAAGAAAACCTGCAAATTAAAAAGATCTATTCATGGCCTGAAGCAGTCTTCAAGGAAGTGATATTTGAGATTTCACAAAGAGGTGATATCATATGATTTCACCATGATTGATGAAGACCATTGCATCTATGTGAAGAATTTCAATGGAATGTTTGTAATTATTTCCCTTTACGTGGATGATATTTTATTAGCGGGAAATAATTTGGAGTATCTCAAAACTATCTAGTCATGGCTTTCAAAGTCATTTGACATGAAATACATGGGTGAAGTAGACTATATATTGGGTGTTAAGATCCAAAGAGATTGTTCCAAGAAATTTTTGAGTCTATCTCAAGAAACTTatataaagaaaattttggaaCGCTTCCGAATGAATAGTTGCAAACCCATGGATACTCCTATAGCAAGAGGTGAGACTTTAAGCCTTAAAATGTGTCCAGATactgaaaaataaaaagaagacatGTCCCGTGTTCCATATTCTAGTGCTTTCGGGAGCTTGATGTATGCTATGATGTGTACTCGTCCGGACATTTGTTATGTTGTAGGTCTGGTTAGCATGTATCATTCCGATCCTGGAAGAGATCATTGGAAAGCTGTGAAGAGGATCTTTCGATATCTGAAAGGAACTGTTGATTATTCACTATGTTATAGTGAAAATGATTTACACTTAAAAGGGTATACAGATGCTGATTGGGGTGGTGACCGGAACGATAGAAAATCAACATCTAGTTATGCTTTCTTACTTAATAGTGGTGCTATTTCATGGAAAAGTAAGAAGCAAACTTGCACGGCTCTTTCAACTATGGAGGCTGAGTTCGTGGCTTGTGCATCTGCATCTGCATCTGCAATAAAAGAAGCTATTTGGTTAAAAAGATTCTTTGAGCATTTGGGCGTAGCAAGAATTCTCATGGATCAATGATTTTACATTGAGATAGTCAAGCGGCTATTGCATACATAAAGGATCCTAAGTATCACAGCAAAACCAAATACATTGACATCAAGTAAAACTTTGTAAGAGACACAATAGCAAGTGGAGAAGTAACTTTACAATACATACCTATGCGAAAAATGATAGTTGATCCTTTTACAAAGGCGATATCTAGAGACCTGTTTGAGAAACATGTTATGGCCCTAGGTTTGTGTAGGATATGATTATATTTCTGTATTGTAAAATGAATTGGTTGTTATAATATTTTCATCAACATTTGACTCTTGAATTTATGTTCATCTCTTATATGCATGTGATGATGCAATTTTATTGATACAGTGTGTCAAACAAGTTGCGAGATTGGCTCTCTAACATGAGCAATCGCCTCTTACGTCGAGAAACATGAAGAGATGAGTTCTACCATCATGCTATGACTTGTTTTGTAAGCCAGATATGAGTTTCTCTAAGAAGATGGATTTGAGGATCATTGAAAAGAGAAGCTCGGGTTAGATATTTGGAGATGTCTAGATCTGTACGGTATCAATTGAGTAAATGAATGAGGCACACACACACTACTAGAATGTGAGAACACCGTAGCACGTGTTTCATATCACGTGTGCTAAGCGACCAATGGGTTAATGGAAGAATAGATCCTTGCTTCTTCATTGTGTGAGACCCCGAAAAGTTACATTAACTTTTCAATGGAATACCCTTTGACCTTTGATTGTTTCTTGAGGTTTCAATCAGTGTTGCTACTTTAGCATGTTATTAATAGCCATGAATGATTTGTCAATGCAGTGCATGTCTAGGAAAACAGTTGATTTGGAACATATAGATTCTAGTAGAAAGGGATGACCATTAAACTTATTAATTTAACTTGTATTCATAGGCTGGCCATTACACTTACCGTAAGGGTGTCAAGTGTAATTGTGGATATAAAGTTAAACATGAATTCGAGTTCGCCTCTTACGAGACTGAGGGATCGGATAATTAGCTACTGAAATAGCGAATGATGTCTGGGGTATGGCGAGTAATAAGATTCTCATGTTAGTAGTGAATTCTTTACAAATGTGATTGGATTCCTATGTGGAGATCTTGTAAAACCTTAATAGGTATAGCTCTTGATGTTCGCAGGTCGCACGAACTATTTGTCTGTATGATAAAGTGTGTTATTAACATGGTACTGGTTTGAGTCTAGTCCACCATGTGCGAAGTGGGAGATGTTGGATATGGAACTTGGGTCACAGGTCGCCCATGTCGACCAACCCGACCCATTACCCATTTAGAAGAGTTAGAGATGACAGAAGTTACCAAAGGGATAAGGGAAGCTTTCACTTTACAGTTAATAAAATGTGGTTTACAGGTAAACCacaactttctgacttctccataaGAAACTaacatttctttctttcttctctatGAGAAATTAGCACAAATATTCTCATTCTTCCTTGTGATCTCTAATACACACAAAAGATTAGTGTGACATTTAGTTCATGAATAGAACTATATTTCCAAGAGAGACGAAATCGACTTTGGGCAATTGTTTTGGTGGTAAGTTTAACTATTTCTGCTGCAATCGAAAGGTACATAATTCGTTGTTCTTGCCCCATTATTCTTTTCTAACAGAACTTGAGCACAAAATTGCAAACAGTCAATGAATTTCGCCTGAACTAACGTGAAAAACATTAATTAAGTTCTAATGTTGTTATACTTTTCTATCAAAGAGAGCTATGGTTTGGATCAATAAAAAATGAAAGCATGTATATTGTGCATTATGCATATTCTGTTTGAAATTTTCCTACGTGATATTTGTTTCCATGCAATAAAATGAAGTATGTTACGTAAGTGTATAGTTTGTTTAGTTATTGAATTTAATAGATTGTTTTTTTCCTAGAGGATTATAAAGGTTTTAACAAGAAGTTTCATGTAATTTAACAGTACTTCAAATAGCTAGTTTAATTTAATCTTCTTGACTTGTTCGAATATATTATTTCACCTCTTCGCTGATTTGATCGAGAATATGTAAGTCCGAGTTTACTTTAGCTTTATTTAGATTTAGGTGTGTTCGATATATGTTGACCATGTGTGCAGATACGCCCCTTGGTCGATTCTTATAAATAAAATGGATTTTTGAGCGGTTACGTTCCTAGGCTGGAAAATATCAGTCACATTTTTAATCGAATAAATTGGGCAAACGTAGTTAAGAGTTTAGGTAAGCATGATTTTATCCGAGATTAATTTAAGCCGAATATTAGTCAATAAAAgtgaccgtgctagaaccacgggactcgggtaatgcctaataccttctccccgGTAAACAAAATTCCTTACCCGGACTATTGTTTTCGTAGACAAAAAATAAAGAGTCATtttcttttgattagggattcaataaagtgacttggaacaccaaaacccAATTCCAAGTGGTGACTctgtaaataaataaaataatttcttttcaaaacgtcactttaattggaaaaacccttttcAATAAAGTAAatataaattaatttaattttttggggaaaaaaaggggtgtgacaaataGGAGTAGGAGCAAATATCCAATTTGCATGGTAAAGTTACAGTTTATATTAGAAGGAGACAAAAATAATGGAGTCGTTGGTTTACTGTTCAAGTCTCATATCCAAACTAAAATCTGATCAGATCAAGGCAAAATTCTAACAGCACAAGTCCTTTCAGAATTTTGTTTTTACAAACAGAATACCGTCTGGTTAAGAAACACTCTCTAGGAGAGAACGGTCAAGTTTAATGTAGCTATATTGTAGCAAGTCTTTTAAGTTTTATTATACCATCCTATACATCATCATGTGCTATACAATCTACACTTGTTGCTGCTATAGGTATGATGCACACAACGAAAACAGAATCTCACAGTTCAGTGACAGCCTTTATCTATCTGCCACTTGACTGATGATGTAATTCGACTTCTTTAGGTGGTCGTCGCAGTCCCTCTTTAACTGATGTTAAGGGTCACTGGAGGGTGTTGTTGGAAAGTTGAGTTTGTATGTAGTTGGTTGCTTGGCGGTAGGAGGGAATTTTGATACAGAGTGGTAGCGGTAGAGAATCCTGATGATGCTGCAGTAGAAGAAAACACTGGCACTGGAATGACCACACCCTGGCTATgtattttccaagcccaatttggGAATCCTGGAGACGAACTTGCTGCTTCAGCCTTCGTCATTGCTCCTTCCTGTTAACAATAAGAAATATATCCATCATGTTTGGTTCAAATAAAAAAAGCAATTGTTATATGAAAGCATGATGAAACAAATATTCATTCGAAGTATCTCCAGCAGAAAAATTGCAATACTGAACCAGAAATAACATGTGGTTATCTCCATAAAAATCAAATCCATTTCAATCATCTATACGGCGTAACCCCTTAACAGAAAAAATATTCTTGATTCAGTTCTGAAGATGATTGTCATGGATTTGATTTTAATGGAGATAGCCATGTGATAGTTGGTACTTCctcaaaaaaaaagggggggaggattACACAGTGCCCTCAAAGCTTCTGACCATAATAACATAAATATGACTATTAGCTATGTCTGGGCTAGAGCAGCTTTGAAATTTTATGCTGGTGGAATGGTAAATTTAAAGACGAAATGTTGTTgggtggttgggggggggggggggggggggggatggtaAGATAATGTGTGCTGTGAGAGTTATGTATTGCTATTCTAGTCAATTCTTTATTGGTAATGCGAAGCCAAAGTTTCTTTGTGGGTTCTTTTTCTTACTTATCGTTTCTCCTATATGAAGTGCAAATGTCCCTCATAGGTGGTGGAAAGTCTTTCCTTCCTCCTTATATTGAATTGTGTGTTGTTGGGTTAGTAAATGGGCTAGAACAAGAGATGGCTAAGGTTGATCCAGCATAGGGAGGACAAGGTGCTAACCAAGCAAATCTTGCTGAGGGGAAtgaagttattgttgttgtggtcgTTGAGGTGAATCTGGTGGCTAACAAGACTGATTGGGCGCTGGACACAGGTGCTTCAAGGCATCTCGGTGCTAATAAGGAGTTGTTCCATAACTTTGCAGAGTCCAATGATGGCGAGTGTGTCTACATGGTTATGGGTAAAGGAAAAATTCTACTTAACATCTGATGAAGTTATTGTTGTCGTGGTCGTTGAGGTGAATCTGGTGGCTAACAAGACTGATTGGGTGCTGGACACGGGTGCTACAAGGCATCTCTGTGCTAATAAGGAGTTGTTCCATAACTTTGAAGAGTCCACTGATGGCGAGTGTGAAGGAGTTGTTCCATAACTTTGAGGAGTCCACTGGCGAGTGTGAAGGAGTTGTTCCATAACTTTGAAAAGTCCACTGATGGCGAGTGTGTCTACATGGTTATGGGTAAAGGAAAAAATTTACTTAACATCTGGAAAAACAAAGCCTTGAACAATGTTTTAAAAGTACCCTCCCTTCGTAGAAACTTAGTTTATAGAGCACTTCTCAGCAAAGCAGGCCTTAAActataaaataattatttctcGTGGAGGAGACTTTGTTGGGAATGGATGTCTTAGTGGGGGTTTATCTGTACTGAACATTGTTCAAGAGATTATCAATGATGCAAATGTTTCCAGTTCTGCTTATATTGCTGAGTCTATTGATTTATGACATGGTGAATCTGGTGGCTAACAAGACTGATTGGGCGCTGGACACAGGTGCTTCAAGGCATCTCGGTGCTAATAAGGAGTTGTTCCATAACTTTGAAGAGTCCAATGATGGCGAGTGTGTCTACATGGTTATGGGTAAAGGAAAAATTCTACTTAACATCTGATGAAGTTATTGTTGTCGTGGTCGTTGAGGTGAATCTGGTGGCTAACAAGACTGATTGGGTGCTGGACACGGGTGCTACAAGGCATCTCTGTGCTAATAAGGAGTTGTTCCATAACTTTGAAGAGTCCACTGATGGCGAGTGTGAAGGAGTTGTTCCATAACTTTGAGGAGTCCACTGGCGAGTGTGAAGGAGTTGTTCCATAACTTTGAAAAGTCCACTGATGGCGAGTGTGTCTACATGGTTATGGGTAAAGGAAAAAATTTACTTAACATCTGGAAAAACAAAGCCTTGAACAATGTTTTAAAAGTACCCTCCCTTCGTAGAAACTTAGTTTATAGAGCACTTCTCAGCAAAGCAGGCCTTAAActataaaataattatttctcGTGGAGGAGACTTTGTTGGGAATGGATGTCTTAGTGGGGGTTTATCTGTACTGAACATTGTTCAAGAGATTATCAATGATGCAAATGTTTCCAGTTCTGCTTATATTGCTGAGTCTATTGATTTATGACATGGTGGCTTAGGTCATGTTAAAATTGCTTCTATTTAAAGACTTAGAAAAATGGAATTAATCCCTGCGATAAAAATTGATGAATTTTCTAAGTGCCCTGTATGTGTAGAAGCAAAAACTGCTAAGAAACCATTTAAACCTGTTGCTAGTAGAAAGACAGAATTGCTTGAACTAGTACATTTAGATGGAGAGTGTGTCTACATGGTTATGGGTAAAGGAAAAATTCTACTTAACATCTGGAAAAACAAAGCCTTGAACAATGTTTTGAAAGTACCCTCCCTTCGTAAAAACTTAGTATCTAGAGCACTTGCCTTAAActataaaataattatttctcGTGGAGGAGACTTTGTTGGGAATGGATGTCTTAGTGGGGGTTTATCTGTACTGAACATTGTTCAAGAGATTATCAATGATGCAAATGTTTCCAGTTCTGCTTATATTGCTGAGTCTATTGATTTATGACATGGTGGCTTAGGTCATGTTAAAATTGCTTCTATTTAAAGACTTAGAAAAATGGAATTAATCCCTGCGATAAAAATTGATGAATTTTCTAAGTGCCCTGTATGTGTAGAAGCAAAAACTGCTAAGAAACCATTTAAACCTGTTGCTAGTAGAAAGACAGAATTGCTTGAACTAGTACATTTAGATGGAGAGTGTGTCTACATGGTTATGGGTAAAGGAAAAATTCTACTTAACATCTGGAAAAACAAAGCCTTGAACAATGTTTTGAAAGTACCCTCCCTTCGTAAAAACTTAGTATCTAGAGCACTTGCCTTAAActataaaataattatttctcGTGGAGGAGACTTTGTTGGGAATGGATGTCTTAGTGGGGGTTTATCTGTACTGAACATTGTTCAAGAGATTATCAATGATGCAAATGTTTCCAGTTCTGCTTATATTGCTGAGTCTATTGATTTATGACATGGTGGCTTAGGTCATGTTAAAATTGCTTCTATTTAAAGACTTAGAAAAATGGAATTAATCCCTGCGATAAAAATTGATGAATTTTCTAAGTGCCCTGTATGTGTAGAAGCAAAAAATGCTAAGAAACCATTTAAACCTGTTGCTAGTAGAAAGACAGAATTGCTTGAACTAGTACATTTAGATGGAGAGTGTGTCTACATGGTTATGGGTAAAGGAAAAATTCTACTTAACATCTGGAAAAACAAAGCCTTGAACAATGTTTTGAAAGTACCCTCCCTTCGTAAAAACTTAGTATCTAGAGCACTTGCCTTAAActataaaataattatttctcGTGGAGGAGACTTTGTTGGGAAGGGGTGTCTTAGTGGGGGGTTTATTTGTACTGAACATTGTTCAAGAGATTATCAATGATGCAAATGTTTCCAGTTCTGCTTATATTGCTGAGTCTATTGATTTATGATATGGTGGCTTGGATCATGTTAAAATTGTTTCTATTTAAAGACTTAGAAAAATGGAATTAATCCCTGCGATAAAAGCTGATGAATTTTCTAAGTGCCCTATATGTGTAGAAGCAAAAAATGCTAAGAAACCATTTAAACCTGTTGCTAGTAGAAAGACAGAATTGCTTGAACTAGTACATTTAGACTTAGCTGATTTCAAGAATACTGTTAGTAAAGGCGGAAAGAagtattacattacttttgttgATGACTTTTCTGGAGGGTATATCTTCTTAAGTCTAAAGATAAGGCTAAAAGCATGCTTTTGAAATTCAAAGCAGATGTGGAAAATCAATTAGATAGGAAAATCAAGAGACTTAGATCTGATAGAGGCGGTGAATATAGTACTAATACTCTAGAGGCTTTTTGTGAGAAAAATGGTATTATACATGTGGTTAGTGCTCCCTATACTCcccaacaaaatggtgtagttgAACGCAAAAACCAAAACCCTTAAGGAAATGATGAATTCTATGTAGCTGAACGCAAAAACCGAACCCTTAAGGAAATGATGAATTCTATGCTTTTAAGTTCAAGTTTGTTTGAAAACATGTAGGGGGAAGCTATTTTGTCTGCATATTATATTCTTAATAAAGCCCCTCATAAAAAGTTAGACAAGACTCCAAATGAGTTGTGGAAAGGGTTTTCCCCTAGCTTGAAATTTCTGAAAGTGTGAGGGTGTTTGGCTAAGGTTGATCTGCCTGATTTCAAACGGGTGAATGTAGGATCTAAGACTTTTGACATTGTTTTTACTGGTTATTCTGAAAATAGTATTGCTTATAGATTTATGTCTTTGAATGACTATTCTAGTTATGAATCTAGAGATACAGAATTTTTTGAGCATGTTTTTCCTTTGAAAAATAATGTGCCTAGTGATGTGCAAAATAATGCTTCTACATCTATGTTTGTTAATTCTCATTTTGTGCCTTCTTCTAATGTTGTTGATAATGAGCATGAAATTAAACTTAGAAGAAGTAAAAGACGTAGAATTAAGATTAGTTTTGGTCCTGATTTTATTACTGCTTTCTTGACTGagaattgtgatattgatattttAAATGATGAATTAGTGTCTATCTACTTAATGGAGAGAGACCCTAAAACTTATGATGAAGCAATGAGGCCAATAAATGCTTTGTTTTGGAAAGAGGCCATTAAAAGTGTACTCCATTAGCGGTAACAATGACACTTGTGAAATAATCAGACTTTTATTTACACTTCACTTGCTGGTATAGATAGCTACAAACGCTTGTTAGTAAAAATTGAGAACAAGTGCCATTGTTACCGCTAGTCGAGTACATTTCTATTATTATACAAGTGGTAAGTTAACAACACTGCTTCTCCATTCTTTCAAAGTTTTAATTTAGCAGACGGCAAAAGACAATCAGCATTGCCTGGTCTGTTATTTCATGTAAATGGTTAAACTTGACATTATAACATAGAATTCACGTATATGTCCGAGTACAACACGATACTTACCGTACTGTGGGGAGAAAAATCAGGATACATGCCAGTCAATATGGAAAGCTTAGACGCTGTTGGTGGACCTTGTGGAACAGTAGAGGAGCTTTCAATCTGTAAGTTGACAAAAGAAGAGttaatcaaaaaattaaaaagaaaaatgaagaagatttgacaaaaaagaaaaagtcatGCTATAGAGTGAACATAGAACTAATTAAAACATGTGAAGTAGACTGGTTGATGTATATTCAAAAGTATTTTGCGGAGTGCCAAAAGGCTCAAGCCACGGAGAATGTTCTAAGGAGAAAATAGATAAGCTATAAAGTCCTTGAAAGTCTCTAATCCAAatacgagagagagagagagagagagagagagaacacaATATGCGATACTGGAGGTCACACTGAAACTGCAAGTTGTTTAAGTATTTGCATCAGAAAATACCTCGAATCGTTTTCCAAAATTGAAGTGCACATTTCTACCAATTTCATCGCGCATTAGCCCCTCCAAAGGTGGAGAAATCCAGAGGTTCAGATCAAGATTCTCACCACTACCTACATCCATGTTCAGATAACTTATTATATTCTGCAGGTTTCCACAATGTCACCAGTTGCAAGAAAGATGTACAAGAGATAAGGTTAGATGGATATATCACCATCTTTATTATCCTCCTTTATTTCCCGTTCATACGTGCTAGGCTCAAAGTTGGTAACTGCTTCCCTTCCATTACATTTGATGGAAGCTTTGTCATAAGCCCTGCACCACAAGTGAGAAAGTGAGATTACTAAAGGGGAGACATTCAGTCTCAAAAGGGTATGTATTCATGATCACAAGGACCTTGCAGCTTCGACTTCGCTGTCGAATAACCCAAGATATACATACCAGCAACCAAGCACTGTAATCTATTAGGAGCAATATACAAACTAGAGACCTATCACCTTTCCAATATAATTAACTACCGCCATGAGTTTGTGATCTAGACAAGAAATTTGAAACAAAAAGCAACTTAACCACCGGATATAAAGCTTCACTACAAACAAATTATAAAAGCATAATACATACAACGATATTATGAAACCGCTAGTTTTGGGATATCCTTACGTTTTCCCAAGGAATTGACCCATCCGAGCCTCCCAGCGACCACATTTGTGCAAGGTTACACCTCTGTATTTTGAACTTCCCCTAGAGAATCCAGTACTTTGTCGACGGAGGATATGAACAAATTCTTCTTTTGACAAGTTCTTCATCTACAGATCAATTTATTAGAGGCCAATATTCAAAATTAAGTACTATTTCTAATGATATCCACAATTATTAGTAGCATTCCACCGCGTTATTCTACCTGCTTCATATCTTCTTCATAATCAGTTATATTGAAATTGATGTCAGCATCAACTCCCCGAAACTTAATTGCAGCTCGATCATACGCCCTAAATTATTCAAAAGAAAACATTTAGATCTAGTTCAAAAAGATGAAACATAACAAAATTGATTGCTAGCTGCAGGTCGGAGAATAAAATCTTACATAGCTGCAACGTGAGCTGTATCA from Lycium barbarum isolate Lr01 chromosome 10, ASM1917538v2, whole genome shotgun sequence includes:
- the LOC132614804 gene encoding ethylene-responsive transcription factor RAP2-7-like, with product MLDLNVSAVSVNSNCHESDPHNNNTLFLKDDSGTSNTASSSIEDSNSSSHHHHSLSTLNFSILKSDRADMEIEVDESSGDNNMLTRQLFRESQGPRNIHQGQWLNLSVPESGGGAEMGIYKPPVNQPVKKSRRGPRSRSSQYRGVTFYRRTGRWESHIWDCGKQVYLGGFDTAHVAAMAYDRAAIKFRGVDADINFNITDYEEDMKQMKNLSKEEFVHILRRQSTGFSRGSSKYRGVTLHKCGRWEARMGQFLGKTAYDKASIKCNGREAVTNFEPSTYEREIKEDNKDGSGENLDLNLWISPPLEGLMRDEIGRNVHFNFGKRFEIESSSTVPQGPPTASKLSILTGMYPDFSPHSTEGAMTKAEAASSSPGFPNWAWKIHSQGVVIPVPVFSSTAASSGFSTATTLYQNSLLPPSNQLHTNSTFQQHPPVTLNIS